One stretch of Novosphingobium pentaromativorans US6-1 DNA includes these proteins:
- a CDS encoding AAA family ATPase: MTEHTRIPLPGKAASGGSLIERATGGLDLNSLIARPAPIPADVVSRIRKPAPPVVDQPPVAQAPQAHAAVEASEQVAEAAPAPQLIPEPLERTEFHGTHHPVDRDRLRDQGLIVPEGTVTASLEEFRIVKRQLLLQCADLRRQNAGPSAQRLLISSPHPGEGKTYCALNLALSIAAEKESEVLLVDADFAKPSILSALGLPGGPGLMDALMDESVDVSDCVLGTDIPGLWVLPAGDTSNTDSEYLSSSRTRRVLDRLTQGAPNRVVIFDSPPALAASPAAELAKYVGQAVVIVRADSTGQGALEDAISLLNGCPNVQLLLNAAQFSPSGRRFGTYYGYKG, encoded by the coding sequence ATGACCGAGCACACCCGCATCCCGCTTCCCGGCAAAGCCGCTTCCGGTGGATCGCTGATCGAGCGTGCCACTGGCGGCCTCGATCTCAACAGCCTGATCGCAAGGCCCGCGCCGATCCCCGCCGATGTGGTGAGCAGGATCCGCAAACCGGCGCCGCCCGTTGTCGATCAGCCGCCAGTTGCGCAGGCTCCGCAAGCGCATGCCGCCGTCGAGGCATCTGAACAAGTTGCTGAAGCGGCTCCCGCCCCGCAACTGATACCCGAGCCGTTGGAACGCACCGAATTTCACGGCACGCACCATCCTGTCGACCGCGATCGCCTGCGCGATCAGGGCCTGATCGTGCCTGAAGGGACGGTGACCGCGAGCCTTGAGGAGTTCCGCATCGTCAAGCGGCAGCTCCTGCTCCAGTGCGCTGACCTGCGCCGCCAGAACGCCGGTCCTTCCGCGCAGCGCCTGCTCATCAGCTCGCCGCACCCGGGCGAGGGCAAGACCTACTGCGCGCTTAACCTTGCGCTTTCGATCGCGGCCGAGAAGGAAAGCGAAGTTCTTCTCGTCGATGCCGACTTTGCCAAGCCGTCGATCCTCTCCGCGCTCGGACTGCCCGGCGGTCCGGGGCTGATGGACGCGCTCATGGATGAGAGCGTCGATGTCAGCGATTGCGTGCTGGGAACCGACATTCCCGGTCTGTGGGTGCTGCCCGCCGGCGATACTTCGAACACCGACAGCGAATACCTTTCCAGTTCTCGCACCCGCCGCGTGCTCGACCGCCTGACGCAAGGCGCGCCCAATCGCGTGGTGATCTTCGATTCGCCGCCCGCTCTGGCAGCCTCGCCCGCTGCCGAACTGGCCAAGTACGTCGGTCAGGCGGTGGTGATCGTGCGCGCGGACAGCACCGGGCAGGGCGCGCTGGAGGATGCTATCTCTCTGCTCAACGGCTGCCCCA